A segment of the Niveibacterium umoris genome:
GGCAGCGTAACCCAGCATGCTCAAGCTGTCGCCCGAAACCTTAGCCCCGTAAGCCGCGCCGCGGCAACGCCCCCCCCTAAAGTAACGTCCCCTGCCGCCGTTAACCGTGCGTGATCCAGGGGAGGAGCACCATGCGGGATATCACCATCAAGGCACAGGTCTGGCTGCTCGGCGCGGTCGCCGTGGTCGGCATCCTGGTCGCCGCCGTTTTCGGAATCGTGACGCTGTCGGGCGTCGAAGCGCGGCAGGAGGCTGCGCTGCTGGATGTCAGCCAGGGCATGCGCCAGCTGGTGGCGGTCGAAACCGCCGCGGTGGACTTCAAGACCCAGGTTCAGGAATGGAAGAACATCCTGATTCGCGGCAACAACGCCGAGGAATATGAGAAGCACCTGAAGGCCTTCAACGCCCGCCAAGCCGGTGTGCAGCAAGGGCTCGGCAAGACGCGCGATGAGATCAAGGCCGAGAACGACCCCAGCAATGCCGAGGTGCTCCAGATGCTCGATGCCGTCATCAAGGAGCATGCGGCCCTGGGCGAGCTCTACCAGAGTGCGCTTTCCGGCTTTGACAAGGGTGACCCCGGCGCCGGACTGAAGCTCGATGCCCAGCTCAAGGGCAAGGACCGCCCGGCCGCGAAAGCCATGTCAGACCTCGTCGCCCGGATGGAAAAGGGTGAGCGCGCGCATCTCGAATCCCAGATTGCCGAGGGCCACGCTAACTACCTGCAGTCGCGTAATTTCCTGGTGGTGGTTACCGTGATCGCGGCGGTGATCGCGTTTGCGCTGGCGCTGACCGCATCGCGCCGGATCGTGCACCAGATTGCCGTCGTGCAGCGCACCACCGAGCAGGCGCGCACCGACCTCGACCTGACCCGGCGCATCCCGTTGCACGGTCGCGACGAGATGGGCCAGGTTGCCAGCGCGGTGAATGCCTTGCTCGACGAGTTCCAGAAGGTCGTCGGGGGCATGAAGCAAAGCGCCGAGGAAGTGCTGCACACCGCCGGCACGCTGACCCACTCGGTCGACACGCTCGCAAGCTCAGTCGACAGCCAGAACGACGCCACCAACAGCATGGCCGCATCGGTCGAGGAACTTGCGGTCACCGCATCCCATGTGTCAGACGCGGCCACCGCCGCAGAGGACACCGCGCAGTCGTCGCTGAGCCACGCCGAGAACGGCGCCCGCGTCATCGGTGAGACCGCGCAGCGGATGGATGCGATGGCCAATACCGTGCGCGGCACCTCGCAGTCGATGACATCGCTGGGCCAGCGCACCGACGAAATCGGCAGCATCGCCAGCGTCATCAAGGAGATCGCAGACCAGACCAACCTGCTCGCGCTCAATGCCGCGATCGAGGCGGCGCGCGCCGGGGAACAGGGGCGCGGCTTCGCGGTGGTGGCCGACGAAGTGCGCAAACTTGCCGAGCGCACCACCGGCGCAACCGGCCAGATCAGCGGCCTGATCGCGGCAATCCAGTCAGACAGCCGCAAGGCCATCGACGACATGCACGCCCTGGTTCAACAGGTCAGCGAGACCGCCGAAGTGACGCTGGCGGCGGGCTCGGCGATGGAGAGCATCCAGGGTGGCTCGCGTCAGGTGCTGGGTGTCTCGCGCGATATCCGCAATGCGCTGAAGGAACAGAGTTCGGCGAGCGAACTCATCGCCAAGCAGGTCGAGGTCATCGCGGCGATGAGCGAGGAAAACACCGAGGCCATGCGCCAGACCCGCGAAGCCTCCCACGGCCTCAGCGCGCTCTCGCGGGCGATGCACGAATCGGCCGATCGCTTCCGCGCATAGGCTTTCCGCCAGCACCGGGATCCGGAGCAGCAGACTCCGGATCTCAGCCTTTCACGCACACCACCTGGCGCAGCGTGTGCACGACTTCCACCAGCTCGCGCTGGGCGTTCATCACTGCATCGATGTCCTTGTAGGCCATCGGGATCTCGTCGATCACCTCGGCGTCCTTGCGGCATTCCACACCCAGCGTGGCACGCACCTGGTCGGCCACGGTGAAACGCCGTTTCGCTTCGTTGCGGCTCATCGTGCGGCCGGCGCCGTGACTGCAGGAACAGAACGCCTCTGCGTTGCCGAGGCCTCGCACGATGAAGCTCCTGGCCCCCATCGAGCCGGGGATGATGCCCAGTTGCCCCCGCTGTGCCGATACCGCGCCCTTGCGTGTGATCCACACCTCGGCGCCGAAGTGCGTTTCCCGCTGCACATAGTTGTGGTGGCAATTCACCGCTTCGAGTTCGGCGCTGAAGGGTTTGCCAATCACGCTGCGCGCCGCGCCGATGACGGCCTGCATCATCAGCACCCGGTTGCGGCGTGCGAAGTCCTGTGCCCAGCCCACCGCCTCGACGTAGTCGTTGAAGTGCTTGCTGCCTTCCTCGAAGTATGCGAGATCGCGATCGGGCAGGTTGGCGATGTGCTGCCGCATGTCGGCCTGCGCGAGTTCGATGAAGAGGTTGCCGATGGCGTTGCCGACGCCGCGCGAGCCGGAGTGCAGCATGAACCAGACCTGATCGACTTCATCCAGACAGACCTCGATGAAGTGATTGCCCGTGCCCAGCGTGCCAAGGTGCTTGTGGTTGTTGGTACGTTCGAGCCGCGGGTACTTGGCCGTGATGCGCCGGAAGCCGGCATCAAGCTCGGCCCACATTGCGTCGACGACCTTCGGCGGCGACGCCCATGCGCCCGGATCGCGGCGGCCGGGTGCCCGCCCGTGCGGCACGGCACGCTCGATCGCGCTGCGCAGGCCGTGCAGGTTCGTCGGCAGATCGGCGGCGGTGAGAGAGGTGCGCACCGCCATCATGCCGCAGCCGATATCCACCCCGACCGCCGCCGGGATGATCGCGCCGCGGGTAGGAATGACGCTGCCTATCGTCGAACCCTTGCCAAGATGCACATCCGGCATCACCGCAAGGTGACGGAAGATGAAGGGCATCGTCGCGGTATTCATCAGCTGCCGGCGCGCATCGTCTTCCACCGGCACGCCTTCGGCCCATAACTTGATGGGCTTTCCGTTGGCGACTTCAAGGATCTGGTGCGCCATCTGATTCCGTTTCTGCCGGGTCGCTGCGCGCGAACGCACGCCTCACCGCATCCCGGACCCAAGTCTGGCAATGGTACAATCCGCGCCCTCGGTGCCACCGTAGTTCAATGGATAGAACGGCCGCCTCCTAAGCGGCAGATACAGGTTCGATTCCTGTCGGAGGCACCACCGGATTGCCCGCAAGCCCGCCCTAGGCGGGCTTTGTCGTTTCCTGACTGCGAAAACCGTGCCGCGGGTATAGCCATCGAGGACGCAATCGATCTATTGTTTGATCCTGCTGCGCGCTTGCGCGGGCCTTTTTTCCGATTCGGTGCGGGAGGATGAACATGTTCTTGTTGCTGCTGCGCCGCGCAATCGCTGCAGTCGCCTGCATCTGGTGTTCCATGGCGCTCGCGGCCGCCGATAGCCCGACGACCAAGGTTTATGGCGTCGAGATCCCGCCGCTGATCATGAACACGCCCTACGGCAGCACCGGCATCATCGTCGATGTGGTCAAGACGGCTTTCAAGCGCGCGAATCTGAATGTGGAGATCGAGGTCGTGCCCTGGGCGCGAGGCTTTGCCTTCGTGAAAGAGGGCGAAGGCGACGCCTTGATCCCGACGATTCGTTCGGCCGAACGCGAGGCGTTATTCGATTTCCCGGACGAACCGGTGTTCCGGTCAGAGATGAGCTTCTTCCGTTCGGCGCAGGCACCGATCGCGTGGACCGGAAAGCTCGCCGAGCTGCAGGGGCGCAGTTTCGTGAAATTGCGTGCTGCGCTCTTCGCGCCGGAGTTCGACCAGGCCGTGCGCGATGGCCGGATCAAGTGCGAAGAAACGAATTCGTTTTCGTCAGCCATCCGCATGGTCGACGCCAACCGCGTGGAGCTTGCGGCCGTGCCCAAGCTGACGGGTTTGCAGATCATTGCCTCCGAGGGCTTGCAAGGCAAGGTCGTGGCGCTGGAGCCGGCTGCCTTCACTCAGCCCTTCTTCCTCGCGTTCGCGCGCAGGCCCGCGCTGGGAGGCGTGCGCAAACTGATCGATGCAAAACTGGCAGAGATGTGGCGCGACGGAACGATTACCGCCATCGTGGACGACTACCGCCGGCGCAACTGGATACCGCCGGCGCGCTAAGTCGACGCTTGCGCAGTTTCGCGGCTGGAGGCCCCTCTTGGCCGAGGCAAGCGCCTGATCTACGCTTTTGGCGGCACAGAATCCTAAGGTTTGTTCGTCACCCTGCCGTTAACATTTTTTCCGTCGTCGCCCTTGTCCGGGGGCGATCTCGAAGTCGCTCAATGGGAGACCGCCATGTCGCTTCGAAACAAGCTCCTCCTGCTCGCGGCCATCGGCGCCGCCTGCCTTGTTTTGCTGGGTAGCTACAGCCTGTGGCAGATCCGGTCACTGGGCAGCCAGTTGCACGACAGCCTTGCCACAATGCAGAAGGCCACCCGTTTGCTGCAGGATGTGGATGGCGCCAATCTGGCGTTCAAGACGCAGGTTCAGGAATGGAAGAACATCCTGATCCGGGGCAACAAGCAGGAGCAGTACGACAAGTATTTCAAGCAATTCGGCGAAGAAGAGGAGAAGGTCGCCGCCAAGCTCAAGAGCGCCGCCAAAGCCCTGGGCGAGTTCGGCATGGACCCGGCACTGGCCCAGAAGGTGCTGACGGAACATGCAACGCTGGGCGGAAAGTATCGTGACGCCTTGAAGGGCTTTGATGCGGCGGACCCGGAAACCGGCAAGAAGGTGGACGCTGCGGTGAAGGGTATGGACCGCCCGGTTTCGGCCGCGATCAAGGATCTTTCCGCTGCGGTGGACAAGGCAATCGCCTCACATAGCGAGTCCGCCATGGCGGGGGCCGCGCAAGGCATCGCCGCGGCGACGCGCTGGATGGTGGCAGGTGCACTGGTTGCCTTGTTGGCCATGCTTGGCGGCAGCGTGCTCCTGTCAGGCGCGATCATTCGCCCTGTCTTGCGGCTCGACTCGGTAATGACGCAAGTCGCCGGCGAGTGGGACCTTCGCACCCGCGCCTCGCTGCACGGGCGGGATGAAATCGCCCACTGCGGGCAAGCGCTGGATTCGATGCTCACCCGCTTTCAGGAAACCATCTCCAGCCTGGCTGCGGAGGCGAACCGGGTACGGTCCGAGACACGCGCGGTATCGGATGCGCTCACCAATCTCGGGACGAGCGCAAACGTTCAGAGCGACGCCACGTCGGCGGTCGCCGCTGCGGTCGAGCAGCTGACGGTGGCCGTCGGCCAGGTAACGGATTCGTCGGACGAAGCACGGCGGCTCGCGCAACAGTCACTCGCCCTGTGCGCCACCGGGCGCGAGTCGATCGGTAGCACTGCACGCGAAATGGGCGCGATCGCCGATCGGGTGTCGGATACCGCAGGCCTGCTGCATGAACTGGGCGCCCAGTCGCTTGCGATCAACGGGATTGTGAACACGGTGAAGGAAATTGCGGATCAGACCAATCTGCTTGCGCTGAACGCAGCAATCGAGGCGGCGCGTGCAGGCGAACAAGGCCGTGGATTCGCAGTCGTCGCAGATGAAGTCCGCAAGCTCGCCGAAAAGACAGCGCACTCCACCGGCGAAATCGCCGACCTGGTCGCCAAGATTCAGGCGAGCAGCCAGCGCGCTGTCACAAACGTCGGAGAAATCGTCGAAGAGGTGAAGGCGCAGCAGGTGCGCACCAGCGATGCAGACAAGGCGATCGGGTCGATCACCGAAGCGGCACAGCAAGCAAACAGCGCCGCGTCGCGCATCGCAGAAGCCTTGGCCGAACAGGCCAGCGCGAGTCAGTCGATCGCGCAGCAAGTGGAGCGGATCGCAAACATGTGCGAAGACAACTCCGCGGGCGCTCGCCAGATCGGAGGCAGCGCGGGGGTGCTCGCCGAGTTGGCACAACGCCTGGACCAGCAGGCTTCACGCTTCAAGGTTTGAGTAAGAAAACGGCCCTGAACGGGCCGTTTGATTGCTTACTTGATGATCCGCAGGCGCGGCTTGCCACCATCGGTGGGCGGCGGCTCGGGGCTTTTCGCTTCGCCCTGCCCCGCTTCGTCGGGCGCAGCTTCGGCCACCGCGTCGGCGTCAGCCTCCGTCGCCGAACGTGCCTCGACCTCGAATGCCATCCCCTGCCCGTTCTCACGGGCATAGATCGCGGCGATGTTGGCGATTGGCACATACAGCATCTGCGCGACACCACCAAAGCGTGCCTGGCAGCTCAGCGCCTCATTGTCGAGGTTGAACTGGTTGGTAGCGTCTGGCGCGATGTTGAGCACGATCTGTCCGTCACGCACGAAGGCGCGCGGCACCCTGACAGTGTCATCCACCATCACGGCAACATGCGGCGTGAAGCCCGAATCCACACACCATTCATACAACGCACGAATCAGGTAGGGTTTTGTTGAAGGGATCTCGCTCATCTCAGCTGCTCGTCACACTCTGGGAAAGGTCACCATCGGCATCAGCGCGGGCGGCTCGCCGCCACGAAACGGCGCCCATCTGAAGGACAGGCGCTGCATCGGTCAGACGAGCCGAACCATGCCGGCGCGAGGCTTAGCGACGCATCGCCCGTTCAGAGGGCGTCAGCGCGTCGATGAAACCCTGACGCGAGAACACGCGTTCGGCATACTTGGCGAGCGGTGCGGCCGTCTTCGGCAGATCGATACCGTAGTGCTCCAGGCGCCACAGCAGCGGTGCAATCGCGACGTCGAGCATCGAGAACTCTTCGCCCAGCATGAACTTTTGCTTCACGAACATCGGCGCCAGTTGCACCAACTGGTCGCGAACATGGGCACGGTTCTTTTCGACGCCCTTGGCGTTCTTTTCCAGCGCCTCGATGTGCGAGAACAGCTCCTGCTCCAGCGAATGCAAAAGCTGGCGAGCCTTGGCACGCATGATCGGGTCGGCCGGCATCAGTTGCGGATGCGGAAAACGCTCGTCGATGTATTCGTTGATGATGTTCGGTTCATAGAGAACCAGATCCCGGTCGACCAGCACAGGCACGCGGTTGTACGGATTGATGACCGCAATGTCCTCGGGCTTGTTGAAGAGGTCGACGTCGATAACCTGGAAGTCCATGCCCTTTTCGTAGAGCACGATCCGGCAGCGGTGGCTGAAGGGGTCCGTCGTACCGGAGTACAGGTTCATCATCGTAGGCAATCCCCGCGAAGTAAGTTAAATCAGAAATGGACGACGCGCCGCACGGGCGGCGCGTCTTGCAAGCCTCGCCGCAGGTGACTCGCGTCACCCGCAGGTACACGGCTTAGTGAACGTCTTTCCAGTAGGCTTTCTTGAGCAGATAAGTCAGCGCCGCCAGCAACAGCAGCACGCCGATCACAACCAGCCCGATCTGCTTGCGCGTCTGCTGCGCAGGCTCACCCATCCAGACGATGAAGGACACCAGGTCCGCCACGTTCTGGTCGTACTGCTCCTTGTTCAGCGAACCCGGCTTGACGACCTCGAAGCCCTCGAAGTGCTTGGTCTTGTTGCCATGACCATCGTCCTGCTCGGCGAAGTGCGCGACCTGCTGGCCTTGCAACTCCCACAGCACGTGCGGCATGCCGACGTTTTCGAAGACGGTGTTGTTCCAGCCGGTCGGGCGCTTGTCGTCACGGTAGAAACTGCGCAGGTAGGTGTACAGCCAGTCTGCGCCGCTGCCGAACTCGGAGGCGCGGGCGCGCGCGATCACTGTCAGATCGGGCGGAGCGACGCCAAACCACTGCTTGGCTTCGTCACGCTGGATCGCGACCTTCATCGGCTCACCAACCTTTTCGGCGGTGAACATCAGGTTGTCGCGGATCTGGTCTTCGGTCAGGCCGATGTCACGCAAACGGTTGTAGCGCAGGTAGCTGGCGCCGTGGCAGCTGAGGCAGTAGTTGACGAACAGCTTGGCGCCGTTCTGCAGCGACTTGTTCTCGAAACTGACCGGCGCTTTGTCCAGATGCAGTTCCGGACCGCTGGCCAAGGCCACCAGCGGCGCGGCAAAGGCGGCAACCGCCAGCGTGCGCAGGAATTTCATCGTGCGGCTCATTTCCAGGTCACCCTTTCCGGTTCCGGTTTGGTCTTGTCCAGCTTCGAGTAGATCGGCATCAGCGCGAAGAACAGGAAGTAGAGCACCGTGCAGATCTGGGCCGTCAGGTTACGGCCCGGGGTCGGCGGCAACACGCCCAGGTAACCCAGGATCACGAAGGCCACGACAAAGATGGCGATCGCGACCTTGGTCAGCGCACCCTTGTAGCGGATCGACTTGACCGGGCTCTGGTCGAGCCAGGGCAGGAAGGCCAGCACCACGACACCGGCACCCATCATCACGACGCCCCAGAACTTGGCGTCGATGAAGAACATGCCCGGGATCACGATCACGGCGACGGCGGTCGCAATCGCCTTGCCGATCGCCGGTGCGCGTAGCAGCGCCCAGACCCAGATCGCAGCAACACCCGCTTGCAGCACGATCAGGAAGTCGGAGGTCACCGCACGCAGGATCGAGTAGAACGGCGTGAAGTACCAGACGGGCGCGATGTGCGGCGGCGTCTTCAGCGGATCGGCGGGAATGAAGTTGTTGAACTCCAGGAAGTAACCGCCGCCTTCCGGCGCGAAGAAGATGATCGCGGAGAACACGATCAGGAAGACCGCGACGCCGAAGATGTCCTTCACCGTGTAGTACGGGTGGAACGGGATGCCGTCGAGCGGAATGCCGTTGGCGTCCTTCTTCTTCTTGATCTCGACGCCGTCCGGGTTGTTCGAGCCGACTTCGTGCAGCGCAACGAGGTGGGCAGCCACCAGACCCAGCAGTACCAGCGGCACCGCGATGACGTGGAAGGAGAAGAAGCGGTTCAGCGTCGCGTCGCTCACCACGAAGTCACCACGGATCCAGATCGACAGATCCGGCCCGATCAGCGGAATCGCGGAAAACAGGTTCACGATCACCTGCGCACCCCAGAACGACATCTGGCCCCACGGCAGCAGGTAGCCCATGAAGGCTTCGGCCATCAGGCACAGGAAGATCAGCGCGCCGAAAATCCACACCAGTTCGCGCGGCTTGCGGTAGGAACCGTAGAGCAGCCCGCGGAACATGTGCATGTACACGACGATGAAGAACGCCGAGGCGCCGGTCGAGTGCATGTAGCGGATGATCCAGCCGCCCGGCACGTCGCGCATGATGTACTCGACGCTGGCGAAGGCCACCGGCACGCCGGCCGCATTCAGCGAGGCATCCGGCTTGTAGTGCATGACCAGGAAAATGCCGGTCACGATCTGGATCACCAGCACCAGCAGCGCCAGCGAGCCGAAGAAATACCAGAAGTTGAAGTTCTTCGGTGCGTAGTACTCGGCCAGATGGGCCTTGTAGGTCGACGTCAGCGGAAAGCGCTCGTCAATCCAGTTCAGCAATGCCTGTGACTTGCTCGTCATGGCTTAGGCCCCCTTGCTGTCGTCGCCGATCAGCAGCTTGGTGTCGGCGAGATACTTGTGCGGCGGAATCGGCAGGTTGTCCGGCGCCGGCTTGTTCTTGAACACGCGGCCTGCGAGGTCGAAGGTCGAGCCATGGCACGGGCACAGGAAGCCGCCCTTCCATTCCGGGCCCATGCCACTCTCGGCACCGGGCTGGAACTTGGAACTCGGCGAACACCCGAGGTGGGTGCAGATGCCGATGGTGACCAGATACTCTTCCTTGAGCGAGCGGTGCGTGTTCTTGCAGTACTCGGGCTGTTCGGAACGGACGGAATCCGGATCCGCCACCTCGGCCTTCACCGCAGCCAGCGATGCCAGCTGTTCCTTGGTGCGGCGCAGAATCCAGACCGGCTTGCCGCGCCATTCAACCGTCATCATTTCGCCTGGCTGAAGCTTGCTGATGTCAGCCTCGACCGGCGCCCCCGCCGCCTTCGCCCGCTCCGATGGCGTCAGGCTGGCCAGAAACGGCACCGCCGCCCCGACCGCCGCGCCGCCTCCGACAGCAGCGGTGGCAATGACCAGAGTTCTCCGGCCGTTGTCCGTGTTGTTCTCGTCGCTCATTAGACCCTCTATCCCCGGTGACACGTCCCGAATGCAGTAAAACCGCAGAAAAACCGCGGGATTATACCGGAGCGCCCCCCCCGAATGAAGCCCGCTGACGCGCTTGCAGGCGCCCGACGCCTTGCAGCCCCGTCAGATGGCGCCGGAATCCCGCAGCGCAGCAAGCTGAGCGGCGTCGTAACCGAGTCCGCCGAGCACGGCGTCGGTGTGCTGCCCGAGTGTCGGCCCGAGCCAGTCGGTGCCACCGGGGGTTCGATCGAGCCGCGGCACCACACCTGGTATGCGGATCGCGGTGCCGTCGGGCAGCGTCGCCTCTTCGAGCATGCCGCGCGCAGCGTACTGGGCATCCTGGAAGATGTCGGCGATCGAATAGACCTTGGTGGCCGGCACTTCGGCCTTCGACAGCACCGACAGGACTGTGGCGGCATCATGCGCGCCAACCCAAGCGTCGATTGCGCCGTACACCTCGTCGGCCCGCGCCGAACGGCCCGCATTGCCGGCCAGATCCGGGTCCTCCGCAAGATCCAGCCGCTCGATCGCACGCATCAGGCGCTTGAAGATCGCGTCGCCATTCCCGCCGATCACGATGTGCTCGCCATCCAGCGTGGTGTGCGTGTTAGACGGCGTGATACCGGGCATGATGTTGCCGGTGCGCTGGCGCACGAAGCCGCCGAGCGCGTATTCCGGCACCAGGCTCTCCATCATCGAGAACACCGCCTCGTAGAGCGCGACATCCACCACCTGCCCCGCGCCGCCGTTAACCTCCCGCTGGCGCAAGGCCATCAGGGCGCCGATCGCGCCCCACAGGCCGGCAATCGAGTCGCCGATCGAAATGCCGGACTTGACCGGAGGGCGATCCGGGAAACCGGTGACATAGCGCAGCCCACCCATCGACTCGCCGATCGCGCCGAATCCGGGCTGCTGCGCCATCGGGCCGGTCTGCCCGAAGCCGGAGAGCCGCACCATGACAAGACCGGGGTTGTCGGCCGACAGCACATCCCAGCCGAGGCCGAGCTTTTCCATCACGCCGGGTCGGAAGTTCTCGATCACGATGTCGGCGCCCGCGCACAGCTTGCGGGCGATCGCGACTGCCTCCGGGTGCTTCAGGTTGAGCGTCACCGACTGCTTGTTGCGTGCCTGGACATACCACCACAGCGAGGTGCCCTCATGCACCTTGCGCCACTGCCGCAGTGGGTCGCCACCATCCGGCGACTCGATCTTGATCACCTCGGCGCCAAATTCAGCCAGCACGCGGGCGCAGAACGGCCCGGCGATCAGCGTGCCGAATTCGATCACCCGCACGCCTTGAAGGGGTTTGTTGCTTGCCAACGGACACCTCTAGATTCGGGAAGTTTTGCGCCACCACTGTCGCGCAAGAATGATGCACGCCATCGGGGCAACATGCCGGCCCAGTTTCGGCACCCGCAAGTGCCGCCGCCCCCTTAGGCCGTATCGGAAACCCCGAGGCGGGCGAGTAAGCGCATCCAGGACCGTTCGGGTTCCGGGCGCCCATGATAGCGACCGGGCCCGGGGATGGGCACCCGAGCACGAGGGGCTCGCATAGAATCCGGGATGCCCGTGCGCGTTCGCGGGAGCCCCGTGCAAGACATGTCCAATGAAGATCTCTCTTGAAGCGCTGATGATGCTCGATGCGATCGAGACGCGTGGCAGCTTTGCCGCCGCAGCCGAGGCGCTGCACCGCGTGCCTTCAGCCTTGACCCATGCGGTGCGCAAACTCGAAGAGGACCTTGGCTTCCCGCTCTTCCACAAGGTGGGCCGACGCGCAGTGCTGACGCCGGCTGGGCGTACCTTGCTGGACGACGGCCGCGTACTGCTGCGTGCCGCTGGCGATCTGGAATGCCGC
Coding sequences within it:
- a CDS encoding substrate-binding periplasmic protein, translated to MFLLLLRRAIAAVACIWCSMALAAADSPTTKVYGVEIPPLIMNTPYGSTGIIVDVVKTAFKRANLNVEIEVVPWARGFAFVKEGEGDALIPTIRSAEREALFDFPDEPVFRSEMSFFRSAQAPIAWTGKLAELQGRSFVKLRAALFAPEFDQAVRDGRIKCEETNSFSSAIRMVDANRVELAAVPKLTGLQIIASEGLQGKVVALEPAAFTQPFFLAFARRPALGGVRKLIDAKLAEMWRDGTITAIVDDYRRRNWIPPAR
- a CDS encoding cytochrome b, producing MTSKSQALLNWIDERFPLTSTYKAHLAEYYAPKNFNFWYFFGSLALLVLVIQIVTGIFLVMHYKPDASLNAAGVPVAFASVEYIMRDVPGGWIIRYMHSTGASAFFIVVYMHMFRGLLYGSYRKPRELVWIFGALIFLCLMAEAFMGYLLPWGQMSFWGAQVIVNLFSAIPLIGPDLSIWIRGDFVVSDATLNRFFSFHVIAVPLVLLGLVAAHLVALHEVGSNNPDGVEIKKKKDANGIPLDGIPFHPYYTVKDIFGVAVFLIVFSAIIFFAPEGGGYFLEFNNFIPADPLKTPPHIAPVWYFTPFYSILRAVTSDFLIVLQAGVAAIWVWALLRAPAIGKAIATAVAVIVIPGMFFIDAKFWGVVMMGAGVVVLAFLPWLDQSPVKSIRYKGALTKVAIAIFVVAFVILGYLGVLPPTPGRNLTAQICTVLYFLFFALMPIYSKLDKTKPEPERVTWK
- a CDS encoding CaiB/BaiF CoA transferase family protein, which gives rise to MASNKPLQGVRVIEFGTLIAGPFCARVLAEFGAEVIKIESPDGGDPLRQWRKVHEGTSLWWYVQARNKQSVTLNLKHPEAVAIARKLCAGADIVIENFRPGVMEKLGLGWDVLSADNPGLVMVRLSGFGQTGPMAQQPGFGAIGESMGGLRYVTGFPDRPPVKSGISIGDSIAGLWGAIGALMALRQREVNGGAGQVVDVALYEAVFSMMESLVPEYALGGFVRQRTGNIMPGITPSNTHTTLDGEHIVIGGNGDAIFKRLMRAIERLDLAEDPDLAGNAGRSARADEVYGAIDAWVGAHDAATVLSVLSKAEVPATKVYSIADIFQDAQYAARGMLEEATLPDGTAIRIPGVVPRLDRTPGGTDWLGPTLGQHTDAVLGGLGYDAAQLAALRDSGAI
- a CDS encoding methyl-accepting chemotaxis protein, with translation MRDITIKAQVWLLGAVAVVGILVAAVFGIVTLSGVEARQEAALLDVSQGMRQLVAVETAAVDFKTQVQEWKNILIRGNNAEEYEKHLKAFNARQAGVQQGLGKTRDEIKAENDPSNAEVLQMLDAVIKEHAALGELYQSALSGFDKGDPGAGLKLDAQLKGKDRPAAKAMSDLVARMEKGERAHLESQIAEGHANYLQSRNFLVVVTVIAAVIAFALALTASRRIVHQIAVVQRTTEQARTDLDLTRRIPLHGRDEMGQVASAVNALLDEFQKVVGGMKQSAEEVLHTAGTLTHSVDTLASSVDSQNDATNSMAASVEELAVTASHVSDAATAAEDTAQSSLSHAENGARVIGETAQRMDAMANTVRGTSQSMTSLGQRTDEIGSIASVIKEIADQTNLLALNAAIEAARAGEQGRGFAVVADEVRKLAERTTGATGQISGLIAAIQSDSRKAIDDMHALVQQVSETAEVTLAAGSAMESIQGGSRQVLGVSRDIRNALKEQSSASELIAKQVEVIAAMSEENTEAMRQTREASHGLSALSRAMHESADRFRA
- the petA gene encoding ubiquinol-cytochrome c reductase iron-sulfur subunit, which codes for MSDENNTDNGRRTLVIATAAVGGGAAVGAAVPFLASLTPSERAKAAGAPVEADISKLQPGEMMTVEWRGKPVWILRRTKEQLASLAAVKAEVADPDSVRSEQPEYCKNTHRSLKEEYLVTIGICTHLGCSPSSKFQPGAESGMGPEWKGGFLCPCHGSTFDLAGRVFKNKPAPDNLPIPPHKYLADTKLLIGDDSKGA
- a CDS encoding glutathione S-transferase N-terminal domain-containing protein; its protein translation is MMNLYSGTTDPFSHRCRIVLYEKGMDFQVIDVDLFNKPEDIAVINPYNRVPVLVDRDLVLYEPNIINEYIDERFPHPQLMPADPIMRAKARQLLHSLEQELFSHIEALEKNAKGVEKNRAHVRDQLVQLAPMFVKQKFMLGEEFSMLDVAIAPLLWRLEHYGIDLPKTAAPLAKYAERVFSRQGFIDALTPSERAMRR
- a CDS encoding ClpXP protease specificity-enhancing factor — protein: MSEIPSTKPYLIRALYEWCVDSGFTPHVAVMVDDTVRVPRAFVRDGQIVLNIAPDATNQFNLDNEALSCQARFGGVAQMLYVPIANIAAIYARENGQGMAFEVEARSATEADADAVAEAAPDEAGQGEAKSPEPPPTDGGKPRLRIIK
- a CDS encoding RtcB family protein, producing MAHQILEVANGKPIKLWAEGVPVEDDARRQLMNTATMPFIFRHLAVMPDVHLGKGSTIGSVIPTRGAIIPAAVGVDIGCGMMAVRTSLTAADLPTNLHGLRSAIERAVPHGRAPGRRDPGAWASPPKVVDAMWAELDAGFRRITAKYPRLERTNNHKHLGTLGTGNHFIEVCLDEVDQVWFMLHSGSRGVGNAIGNLFIELAQADMRQHIANLPDRDLAYFEEGSKHFNDYVEAVGWAQDFARRNRVLMMQAVIGAARSVIGKPFSAELEAVNCHHNYVQRETHFGAEVWITRKGAVSAQRGQLGIIPGSMGARSFIVRGLGNAEAFCSCSHGAGRTMSRNEAKRRFTVADQVRATLGVECRKDAEVIDEIPMAYKDIDAVMNAQRELVEVVHTLRQVVCVKG
- a CDS encoding methyl-accepting chemotaxis protein, which codes for MSLRNKLLLLAAIGAACLVLLGSYSLWQIRSLGSQLHDSLATMQKATRLLQDVDGANLAFKTQVQEWKNILIRGNKQEQYDKYFKQFGEEEEKVAAKLKSAAKALGEFGMDPALAQKVLTEHATLGGKYRDALKGFDAADPETGKKVDAAVKGMDRPVSAAIKDLSAAVDKAIASHSESAMAGAAQGIAAATRWMVAGALVALLAMLGGSVLLSGAIIRPVLRLDSVMTQVAGEWDLRTRASLHGRDEIAHCGQALDSMLTRFQETISSLAAEANRVRSETRAVSDALTNLGTSANVQSDATSAVAAAVEQLTVAVGQVTDSSDEARRLAQQSLALCATGRESIGSTAREMGAIADRVSDTAGLLHELGAQSLAINGIVNTVKEIADQTNLLALNAAIEAARAGEQGRGFAVVADEVRKLAEKTAHSTGEIADLVAKIQASSQRAVTNVGEIVEEVKAQQVRTSDADKAIGSITEAAQQANSAASRIAEALAEQASASQSIAQQVERIANMCEDNSAGARQIGGSAGVLAELAQRLDQQASRFKV
- a CDS encoding cytochrome c1 produces the protein MKFLRTLAVAAFAAPLVALASGPELHLDKAPVSFENKSLQNGAKLFVNYCLSCHGASYLRYNRLRDIGLTEDQIRDNLMFTAEKVGEPMKVAIQRDEAKQWFGVAPPDLTVIARARASEFGSGADWLYTYLRSFYRDDKRPTGWNNTVFENVGMPHVLWELQGQQVAHFAEQDDGHGNKTKHFEGFEVVKPGSLNKEQYDQNVADLVSFIVWMGEPAQQTRKQIGLVVIGVLLLLAALTYLLKKAYWKDVH